In one Arachis duranensis cultivar V14167 chromosome 9, aradu.V14167.gnm2.J7QH, whole genome shotgun sequence genomic region, the following are encoded:
- the LOC107464202 gene encoding serine/threonine protein phosphatase 2A 55 kDa regulatory subunit B beta isoform isoform X2 yields the protein MNGGDDKVAAPAGPPQPLEWKFSQVFGERAAGEEVQEVDIISAIEFDKSGDHLATGDRGGRVVLFERTDSKDNGVPRRDLERMDNSLTRHPEFRYKTEFQSHEPEFDYLKSLEIEEKINKIKWCQTANGALFLLSTNDKTIKFWKVQEKKIKKISDMNVDHLKAVGNVSSSSNSSSSIPYLANGGLSIPPGGIPSLKLPVVTSNETSLMARCRRVYAHAHDYHINSISNNSDGETFISADDLRINLWNLEISNQSFNIVDVKPANMEDLTEVITSAEFHPTHCNTLAYSSSKGSIRLVDLRQSALCDSHTKIFEEHEAPGSRSFFTEIIASISDIKFAKDGRYILSRDYMTLKLWDINMDSGPVATFQVHEYLRPKLCDLYENDSIFDKFECCLSGDGLRVSTGSYSNLFRVFGCAPGSAEATTLEASKNPMRRQVPTPSRPSRSLGTSITRVVRRGADGVDANGNSFDFTTKLLHLAWHPTENSIACAAANSLYMYYA from the exons ATGAACGGTGGTGATGATAAGGTTGCAGCTCCGGCGGGTCCACCGCAACCGCTGGAGTGGAAATTCTCGCAGGTGTTCGGCGAACGTGCGGCCGGTGAAGAAGTTCAGGAAG TGGACATAATTTCTGCTATTGAATTTGACAAGTCCGGTGATCATCTAGCTACTGGTGATCGTGGTGGTCGAGTAGTTCTTTTTGAGAGGACAGATTCAAAAGAT AATGGTGTACCACGAAGGGATTTGGAGAGGATGGACAATTCTCTTACTAGGCATCCTGAGTTTCGTTATAAAACAGAGTTTCAGAGTCATGAGCCTGAG TTTGACTATCTTAAGAGCTTGGAAATAGAAGagaaaatcaacaaaatcaAATGGTGCCAAACAGCTAATGGTGCTCTGTTCCTTCTATCTACAAATGATAAAACCATCAAATTTTGGAAG GTTCAAGAAAAGAAGATCAAGAAAATTTCTGACATGAATGTTGACCATTTGAAAGCAGTGGGAAATGTCTCTAGTTCAAGTAATTCCAGTAGCTCCATTCCTTACCTTGCAAATGGAGGCTTATCAATTCCACCAGGAGGCATACCTTCACTAAAATTACCTGTG GTAACCAGCAATGAGACCAGTCTGATGGCTCGATGTCGTAGAGTGTATGCCCATGCGCATGATTATCACATCAATTCTATTTCAAATAACAG tGACGGTGAAACTTTCATATCGGCTGATGATTTGCGAATAAACCTTTGGAACCTGGAAATTAGCAATCAAAGTTTCAATATTGTTGATGTAAAGCCTGCAAATATGGAGGATCTGACTG AGGTTATAACGTCGGCAGAATTTCACCCCACTCATTGCAACACACTGGCATATAGTAGTTCAAAAGGTTCAATTCGTCTTGTTGACTTGCGGCAGTCAGCGCTCTGTGATTCTCACACCAAAAT ATTTGAGGAGCATGAGGCCCCTGGCTCCAGATCATTTTTCACAGAGATTATAGCTTCTATCTCAGACATAAAATTTGCAAAGGATGGAAGATATATACTTAGTCGTGATTACATGACCCTAAAG TTATGGGACATCAACATGGATTCTGGTCCAGTTGCTACATTCCAGGTTCATGAGTATTTAAGACCAAAG CTTTGTGATTTATATGAAAACGATTCAATTTTTGACAAGTTTGAGTGTTGTCTGAGTGGTGATGGATTGCGTGTTTCAACGGGTTCCTACAG TAATTTATTCCGTGTGTTTGGTTGTGCCCCCGGTAGTGCTGAGGCTACAACTTTGGAAGCCAGTAAAAATCCAATGAG ACGGCAAGTTCCAACCCCTTCAAGGCCTTCCAGATCACTGGGAACTAGTATAACACGAGTTGTAAGACGCG
- the LOC107464202 gene encoding serine/threonine protein phosphatase 2A 55 kDa regulatory subunit B beta isoform isoform X1, which yields MNGGDDKVAAPAGPPQPLEWKFSQVFGERAAGEEVQEVDIISAIEFDKSGDHLATGDRGGRVVLFERTDSKDNGVPRRDLERMDNSLTRHPEFRYKTEFQSHEPEFDYLKSLEIEEKINKIKWCQTANGALFLLSTNDKTIKFWKVQEKKIKKISDMNVDHLKAVGNVSSSSNSSSSIPYLANGGLSIPPGGIPSLKLPVVVTSNETSLMARCRRVYAHAHDYHINSISNNSDGETFISADDLRINLWNLEISNQSFNIVDVKPANMEDLTEVITSAEFHPTHCNTLAYSSSKGSIRLVDLRQSALCDSHTKIFEEHEAPGSRSFFTEIIASISDIKFAKDGRYILSRDYMTLKLWDINMDSGPVATFQVHEYLRPKLCDLYENDSIFDKFECCLSGDGLRVSTGSYSNLFRVFGCAPGSAEATTLEASKNPMRRQVPTPSRPSRSLGTSITRVVRRGADGVDANGNSFDFTTKLLHLAWHPTENSIACAAANSLYMYYA from the exons ATGAACGGTGGTGATGATAAGGTTGCAGCTCCGGCGGGTCCACCGCAACCGCTGGAGTGGAAATTCTCGCAGGTGTTCGGCGAACGTGCGGCCGGTGAAGAAGTTCAGGAAG TGGACATAATTTCTGCTATTGAATTTGACAAGTCCGGTGATCATCTAGCTACTGGTGATCGTGGTGGTCGAGTAGTTCTTTTTGAGAGGACAGATTCAAAAGAT AATGGTGTACCACGAAGGGATTTGGAGAGGATGGACAATTCTCTTACTAGGCATCCTGAGTTTCGTTATAAAACAGAGTTTCAGAGTCATGAGCCTGAG TTTGACTATCTTAAGAGCTTGGAAATAGAAGagaaaatcaacaaaatcaAATGGTGCCAAACAGCTAATGGTGCTCTGTTCCTTCTATCTACAAATGATAAAACCATCAAATTTTGGAAG GTTCAAGAAAAGAAGATCAAGAAAATTTCTGACATGAATGTTGACCATTTGAAAGCAGTGGGAAATGTCTCTAGTTCAAGTAATTCCAGTAGCTCCATTCCTTACCTTGCAAATGGAGGCTTATCAATTCCACCAGGAGGCATACCTTCACTAAAATTACCTGTGGTA GTAACCAGCAATGAGACCAGTCTGATGGCTCGATGTCGTAGAGTGTATGCCCATGCGCATGATTATCACATCAATTCTATTTCAAATAACAG tGACGGTGAAACTTTCATATCGGCTGATGATTTGCGAATAAACCTTTGGAACCTGGAAATTAGCAATCAAAGTTTCAATATTGTTGATGTAAAGCCTGCAAATATGGAGGATCTGACTG AGGTTATAACGTCGGCAGAATTTCACCCCACTCATTGCAACACACTGGCATATAGTAGTTCAAAAGGTTCAATTCGTCTTGTTGACTTGCGGCAGTCAGCGCTCTGTGATTCTCACACCAAAAT ATTTGAGGAGCATGAGGCCCCTGGCTCCAGATCATTTTTCACAGAGATTATAGCTTCTATCTCAGACATAAAATTTGCAAAGGATGGAAGATATATACTTAGTCGTGATTACATGACCCTAAAG TTATGGGACATCAACATGGATTCTGGTCCAGTTGCTACATTCCAGGTTCATGAGTATTTAAGACCAAAG CTTTGTGATTTATATGAAAACGATTCAATTTTTGACAAGTTTGAGTGTTGTCTGAGTGGTGATGGATTGCGTGTTTCAACGGGTTCCTACAG TAATTTATTCCGTGTGTTTGGTTGTGCCCCCGGTAGTGCTGAGGCTACAACTTTGGAAGCCAGTAAAAATCCAATGAG ACGGCAAGTTCCAACCCCTTCAAGGCCTTCCAGATCACTGGGAACTAGTATAACACGAGTTGTAAGACGCG